A section of the Styela clava chromosome 9, kaStyClav1.hap1.2, whole genome shotgun sequence genome encodes:
- the LOC120339647 gene encoding uncharacterized protein LOC120339647, translating to MEDPTVSNLQAKTEGGRPLSSYEITLQIQKESTEKAELVTTENSSAAEDDEQQPIENGEMNAEQNNTSVEPEEIESGVVESTAVENPIPDPVKQGPRESSSSSSSSSESEDESEKQTNDDVNNEAVPEIAQIKNDGDEENGDCKTPEAVPEKSEQEDNNESEEVEKLSNKVEMEINQNIGTEETDSEIPPREMVSPPLPPPPEDVTSTSPVDENAIPYPDHVELPPESLPLPDEALISPGDELPSPPPPEEISVPPEEIELPSPPPPEDQSNLFTDPIEEQEGNLPPPPQSLEQEDSRSTPEKTEVPCPTVPPIETQVLEQSDMPSPPSIVEDTTLDVEVAELPPPPATTEQETETEEKRAEQSEELNDENKRKSSSSSSSSSSSSSSDQEEDRKEVAAETSTDTETQLQKTSQNIETGEKQEAEPEIIDIKEIETAQGDDPETTKNQNEEITDEPQKTTEQEKAVEDDKEKIEESEQRPQESEQLSKSGVDVQKNEPDKSNTENVPKAEKKDGHTKPPRGGSAITPDVELAEVPLEEAPTKSTPESREEIEAPDKAKKGCCVIL from the exons ATGGAGGATCCAACGGTTTCGAATCTTCAAGCCAAAACG GAAGGTGGGAGGCCTCTGTCATCATATGAAATAACATTGCAAATTCAAAAAGAATCAACAGAAAAAGCGGAGTTGGTCACAACCGAAAACTCTTCAG CGGCCGAAGATGATGAACAACAACCAATCGAAAATGGAGAGATGAATGCCGAGCAAAATAATACTTCAGTCGAACCAGAGGAAATAGAGAGTGGAGTCGTCGAATCTACTGCTGTTGAAAATCCCATCCCGGATCCCGTGAAACAAGGGCCGAGAGAGTCTTCTTCATCTTCGTCGTCATCTTCGGAGAGTGAAGACGAATcggaaaaacaaacaaatgatgACGTAAATAATGAAGCAGTCCCAGAAATCGCGCAAATCAAAAATGATGGTGATGAAGAAAATGGAGACTGTAAAACCCCGGAAGCGGTACCGGAAAAATCAGAGCAAGAAGATAATAATGAAAGTGAAGAAGTCGAGAAACTTTCGAATAAAGTAGAAAtggaaataaatcaaaatataggTACTGAAGAAACAGACTCCGAAATCCCACCACGCGAAATGGTTTCACCACCATTACCCCCTCCCCCGGAAGACGTTACTTCAACCTCACCAGTCGACGAAAACGCGATTCCCTACCCTGATCATGTTGAATTACCACCAGAATCTCTTCCTCTGCCCGATGAAGCTCTAATATCTCCAGGGGATGAGTTACCGTCTCCTCCGCCACCCGAAGAAATTTCGGTACCACCAGAAGAAATTGAACTTCCTAGCCCTCCTCCTCCGGAGGATCAATCTAATCTTTTTACGGATCCCATAGAAGAACAAGAGGGGAATCTACCCCCACCACCTCAATCTTTAGAACAAGAAGATTCTAGGTCAACTCCCGAAAAAACTGAGGTACCGTGTCCTACCGTCCCGCCAATAGAAACGCAGGTATTAGAACAAAGCGACATGCCATCCCCTCCAAGCATAGTTGAAGACACGACACTGGACGTTGAAGTAGCCGAGCTTCCACCACCGCCGGCAACAACAGAACAGGAAACAGAAACCGAAGAAAAGAGGGCGGAACAATCTGAG GAACTCAATGATGAAAACAAGAGAAAAAGTAGCTCGTCTTCTTCAAGTAGTAGCAGCAGCAGTAGTAGTGACCAAGAAGAAGACCGAAAAGAAGTTGCTGCTGAGACTAGTACGGATACAGAAACACAATTGCAAAAAACAAGTCAAAATATAGAAACAGGAGAAAAACAAGAAGCTGAACCTGAAATTATTGATATAAAAGAGATTGAAACTGCTCAGGGGGATGATCccgaaacaacaaaaaatcaaaatgaagaaataaCGGACGAACCTCAAAAAACTACAGAACAGGAAAAAGCTGTTGAGGATGACAAAGAAAAAATAGAAGAATCCGAACAACGACCACAGGAAAGTGAACAACTTTCAAAATCA GGCGTAGATGTGCAGAAAAATGAACCAGACAAATCTAATACGGAAAACGTACCCAAAGCGGAAAAAAAAGACGGTCATACTAAACCACCTCGAGGAGGCTCTGCAATTACACCGGATGTGGAATTGGCAGAAGTGCCTTTAGAAGAAGCACCTACAAAATCTACACCGGAGTCTAGAGAAGAAATTGAAGCACCCGATAAAGCAAAAAAAGGCTGCTGTGTCATTTTataa